The Meiothermus sp. region GCCATAAGCTGTGAGCATTATGCACGAACTTCTGGTAAGCCCCGACAACCGCTTTGTGGTGGTACAGTCCGAGCCCTGGATGGCGCAAGAGCTCGAGGCCATCCAGCAGGCTTCCTTTCCTTCGCTGGCAAGGGACGAACTGATCACCGCCGAACACTACCAGGCGCACATGCGGGTTTTCCCCCAGGGGCAGCACGCGGTCATCGAACGCGAAAGCGGAAGGGTGGCCGCCTGCTCCACCGACCTCAGAACCCACGTCGACTTCAAGCATTTCCAGCACAAATACATGGAGGCCGTGGGCCACAACTGGCTTACCACCCACGACCCCACGGGCGACTGGCTCTATGGGGCCGATATCGGGGTGCACCCGGCGTTTAGGG contains the following coding sequences:
- a CDS encoding GNAT family N-acetyltransferase, with the protein product MHELLVSPDNRFVVVQSEPWMAQELEAIQQASFPSLARDELITAEHYQAHMRVFPQGQHAVIERESGRVAACSTDLRTHVDFKHFQHKYMEAVGHNWLTTHDPTGDWLYGADIGVHPAFRGLGLSTLLYTARQNLARRLGLKGHVAGAMPKGYAAHQRSLYIEQYVARVVRGEMFDPVLSVQLKRGYCVWGIIPDYLDDPSCGNYGVFIVWRNPDYPERNA